Within Diospyros lotus cultivar Yz01 chromosome 15, ASM1463336v1, whole genome shotgun sequence, the genomic segment GCATTCCCTCTCTCTTGATCTCTCAAGCTGCTCTCGGCATAGTTCTCTTCTCCaactctctgtttctctctcctctcggCCAACTTGCGGCCATGGTCGAAATCGgccattgctctctctcttaTCTCCCTTTGTTTCCACCTATAAATAGCAAACGAAGCTTGGGCATCACTCTTCTCTCTTGACAAACTCTCTGCATTTCTCTCAGCCCGATTCCAACATGCTCCACGCTTGCCCTATCACGCGAACAGACAGAATTTTTGGAGCTTCTGAATACTCCCCACGCATGCGTATACATatgcacataatatatattacactaatataattatgaaaaatatacatataatccCCTATTATATCCTTAATACACTTGAGAAATATCTTAAATTGCAAATACACTCTCtaactctcaaataaaattgcATTGTTATGCTttaaatccataattaataattttaaatatactcGATAAGGATGATTTTGCCCTCGGGTCCTCACTAGGCTCTTGATTCATCCCGCAACCACTAAAAAGTTGATCCTGACAAAAAATCAGAGCTCCCTCAgagttccgttgacttcccagaagtgTCCTGCGACAATTCGGTATTTTAGCCTAAAACgaagttgtattttagctgtattgaaaattatctcaattctaatttattttaattttataaatcatATCTCGGAATGCTTGTCGAGACcatgtcatttttcttagacaattacacTCCGGAACATTTCCTTTGGTAGATTCgataatttattttgctatcaaactcattttttgatattttaatctcacTAAAATTACATGACAAGCTTATGCCAAAACAGGGTCTTAGAGTAGTTATgcaacaacaaaaataagaaattaaatttatttcctcTCTTTATTTTTGCTATGAGttacaattatataatttatatatatatatatatttttggagctgagttctttatatatattttcttggaTATGGGATAAAGGGAGTTTGCATAAGTAATTTTGCAGTACAAAAATCTTTAAAgaaatcattatattttaagaGGAGAATATGgtaatatttgatataaaaGGATGAGTttttagggaaattctatttacaaccaTAGAATTTACTTTCCGTAACCATTctaactaaaatattaaattttactatttacaaCCACACTTATTACTTTTTACAACCATTTACATATCAAATATACCTTCCACACACTCAACCCTCAAAAACTACATCTACGCCCATCaaccctattcttcttcttcttctcctcatttttcttcttctgtgaCAACGTCCCCCAAATCGCATAACCAGGTAAAATTTTTACCTTATAGTTTAATTGATTTCATGGTAGATGTAATAGTGTTGGGACTCGTCGGAGTTCCCGGCCAACGCTTGGTTAGCGCCCAAACCTGGACGTTCGGGGGAACTGGCACCCCCCGAACCCAATTGTTCGGGGAAAGCCCTGCCCCCGAACAACGAGTTTCGGGGGGCAGGGCTCCCCCGAACCACGTTGTTCGGGGGAAGCCCCGCCTCCCGAACAACGAGTTTGGGGGGGCTGGGCTCCCCCGAACCACGTTGTTCGGGGGAAGCCCCGCCCCCCAAACAACGAGTTTCTGGGGGCTGGGGCTCCCCCGAACCACGCTATTCGGGGGGCAActtgcaattttatattttataatagttatagttataatatgtattatacatattttatattttataataattgtattttatatgtattatacatattttatattttataatagttatagttataataatttatgtatataatagtttatgtaatataattatgtataattatatatatataattataactatatatataattataattataactatatattataatatataaaaaatatatatatctcctgAACCTTGAGGTTCAGGAGaaatcaattctcccgaacctcaaggttcgggagaattgattttctactattttataatagttgtatatattatacatattttatattttataatagttataattataataatttatgtatataaaatatatatgtaataataatttatgtaatataattatgtataacaatatatataattataattataactatatattataatatataaaatatatatctcctGAACCTTGAGGTTtaggaaaaatcaattctcccgaatctcaaggttcgggagaattgattttcttCGAATTTATAGATTCGGAATTCCTTCAATCTCTCAAATTTTAAGATTCGGAGGATAGGGGATGCCCCGAATCTCAAAGTTCGGGGAAATCCAAATCGCCCGAATCTCAAGTTTCGGGGTATCCCCCAAGCCCCGAACCCCGGGGTTCGGGGCTTCTGGGaagagtattttttattttttaattaattttatttttttaattcatcactcatctatgtaaattatgtgatttaatttattcgtaatatatataaattatgtgatttaactagtgatcgatgtttataatgttataaattatgttatttttaaatataaattatataaatgcatgctatttgataatattaagaaattattttaatttttaaaaatattaataattttctactattttatattgatttacTATAGTTGCTGCTATTTAAAAAAGTGATTGGGGCGATGGTGGGTGAGAAAGTGGGTGCACGCGCTTGAGGAGTAATGGTGGGTGGTTGATTTTCAACGATTTAAATGAGGGCAAATATGAGATTtcatttgagaatattttaggaatattaaaagtAGGTTACGGAGAGTAAAATAtgtggttgcaaatagaatttcccgaGTTTTTATTCTTAAGAAAGCATATTAGCCTGCCACAATTTACAATTAATCTACTcctaaatttgtttttgttttcttttaatgttgttattatttgagatcttattaatttgattgataaaaaatattagacgatatattcattttaattataatatttgtttacgtaagatgttccgtttgagtATTGAAAAATGAGTTTATAAGACTCGTAAAATTAAGATTGTAAGTTGAGATCCttcttaacatttaattttatatgatgTTAAAAGATGTAGAGAGATTACAAGTTATTGGGTTAAACTCAAGAAtgcttattaaaaaaatcttaagaTTAGATCTACGCtttcattcaaaatataattttttatttaaataaaaaactatacTTATTTACCCCTATTGATAACTTTCATGTAGTTATTGAAGAGCAAAAAGGAACACCTAGTAAGAATACAtgaattttttggaaaatgttatttgtatagAAGAAAGTTTTATAGAATACTTACAAGGATaatatatcgcgatattttgacatcaaaatatcACAATATATTGATCCATGTTCatccccttctccctctctccctttccctcGTCGCTGCAACATCACCCGCCGCCATTCTTCGCCACCACTTGCTCTCGTTGCCGCCTCACCTAGCATCGCCGTTGCAATCTTCGCAGCCTCGCCCCGTCGCCTCTACCACCTCGTCATGTTGCCTCGATCGCCTCACCTCACCGCCGCTGGGGTTGATGGTGTgagagggagagcgagagagaaacagagggagagagagatgcttTGGGCATTTGGGTCATTAATTACAGGGGTAAAATGGatattttaattcttccataaatatttttgtaatatatattctGTACAAATAACATCACTCGAATTTTTTTAGTATTGATTCAATCTCAACAATGTGTACTAACACTTCACATAACATAAAGAGAAGATTCAAATgtctataaaatataatatttctataATCCTAATTcccttttaattatatatatattattttaaatattaaataataggTTATATCCGACACAAGACAAAGAGAAAGACGAATTAATTTGTGAGTAGATGAGGTGTGGCCGACACCTCATCATCCCCAATCTCCTCTTTAATTACCCagttttcttatctttctcCGCAAGCATgcgttaattaattgtcattaaaATAGGATTAAGTCCTCCTAATCAAAGACCCCCGCATCCTTAAACACAACAAAAGGTATTAGTTAATTAGTTAGAGAGCTAATTAACTAAACTCAGCCCCACCAGCACCCGATCGAGAGCTAGGAATTGAACATGAAAaaatcactacaagaatttcggattttagcgacggaatatttccgtcgctaaatctaaaaatccgtcgctaaatcaatttagcgacgaattttttCCGTCGTTGAAACAATCATCGCTATATTTTTTTGCGACAGATCCGTCgccaatttagcgacggaaagtttttcgtcgctaaatgtattttttttaaatttagcgacagaaattttcgtcgctattttttaaaaaaaaaattattaaaaaaattaaaatttattttagcgacggaatattccgtcgctatttttaaaatttaatttttttcaataatttttttattttttaaatataaaattaaaaaatgttagcgacggaatataatccgtcgctaactcatatttataaataaaaaaaataaaaaataaagaaaaaaaataataataattaaaaaataaaaaaaatatttacactaCAATCtgacaaatataaaattattaaaaaaaagataattaattaatacttaaatatttaaactttaaatataatcaaaaatagaataaaattataatactaACAAACACTTCTAATAATTgactgaaaataaataaaataacacacacaaaaaaaagaaaaaagcatacaaaatatatgaacagcaaaaaaaatctaaaaaataaaaaataaaataaatatctaaaaaacaAACATCTGAAAAtactttaaatttacttaaattaaactgagctgcaaacaaattttaaaaataaaaaataaaataaatatctacaaaataaaaaataaaaaattaacattttatttacaaaataaaaaataaaaaattaacctgGGCAAGGGCGAGAGGCTGCaacgcgggcgagggcgaggggctGCAACGCGGGCTAGGGCGAGGGGCAGCGAGCGAGGGTGAGCAGCGAGCGAGCAAGCAAGAGATGAGGGCGATGCAGCAAGCGAGAGCAATGGCGAGACAgctagggcgagggcgaggccaCGAGCGAGGGCGAAGCAGCGagggagagcgagagcgagagcgatgGCAAGACAGCAAGGGTGAGAGAacgagcgagagcgagacagCGAGCGAAATGCGAGGTCGAGCGAGGGTGAAGCAGCGACCGAGAGCGAGAACGAGACAGCGACCGAGAGGCGAGGCCGAGCGAGGGCGAAGCAGCGACCcagagcgagagcgagacaaCGATGGCAAGACAGCGAGGGCGAGGCCGCGAGCGAGAGGTGAGATCGAGCGAGAGCGGGGGGAAGGCGAGGCAGAGACCGAAAGTAGGGGCGAGGACAGGGGCGAGAAGCTAGAGAGATGTAGAGAGAGAGGGTTAGagatttgggggagggggggacttagggtttttggggggggagggaggggaaggggaagggggATGGGGGATTTGGTTATGAAAGAGGCGGGGAGTTTCCCGcctcttcaaattttttttaatatttattaattaaataaaaaataatataatttataaaaataataaaaataattatttaattgataaaaataatgtaatttaaataaaattttattattcaataatttaaatagaatattattgtaatcatctaaaaatttaattatattataaatcgaataattataataaattaattttatatattgaattatttattaatagtttgttatcttaaaaaattaattttttttataaataaaaattatactaaacgaatttcaaattgttgaatttcacctatatctcaaaaataaaattaaagagtataaataataaagggatatatttatttttttcttggtcaacattaatgttttatacataatacttaaaattaaaaaataaaaattaacccctataatttttttatagtataactattaaggaggaaaccattccatatcttcgtTCGAAAATCATTCCGAACTTATTTTGATACTCTGTTATCTTAATCAACACATTTCACTTCCCtaattgtttattatgaatgacttaattgtatatttaattgtgttacaatgtctatatattagatagttacatatgatattgttataagacacaatgtcatccatatattatggttttaaactttttagtttaacaaaaaattctcctatttataaagaaaaagaaattgacaaatAGCTCCTAAACACCTtcttatataatgtaatccctcaatattgttttatttttatgatttctaaaatttaaaataaagaaaatttcaataatattatgatttttaaactttttatttatttttcaaatatagtgtttgtttacattttgaacacatttaataaatattacggTCTTGTACACAATGTCATTcatatattatagttttaaactttttagtttagcaaaaaattctcctatttataaagaaaaagaaattgacaaatAACTCCTAAACACcttcttatataatataatccctcaatattgtttcatttttatgatttttaaaatttaaaataaagaaaatttcaataatattatgatttttaaactttttatttatttttcaaatatagtgttttgatgaggagaacgccctcggtcccataattacgccaagacgaatacctaacagcggtcaaaagatacacagcagacaagcatcgccacgtcaaccagataagcactcaatagagaaacccccgaGACCTCAGGAGTAGGCTAAcccaccgaagatcacggaggcaacagttatcccgaactcctcggagatggaggctatcgcgaaacccttatcgggaaagtcccgaagaaggcgggaggaagatcccgaagatccctcatgatccctatcccgagaaaaggtaagagaagaagGTGGGGCCTTCGTCTTTTCTTTCTGTCCGCCAAACACAATTTCAAACCGTATGAAATCTATTTAACTCAATTACACGTATGTGCTGATTACATCATAGGTATGGTCATTTCTTTAAATACTTTTGTGCCTgctaagattttatttttcgaTTATTGTtctatgtaaaaaataattgaatggGCAAGCCGAAAGATtcatatatgcatatgtataaatatgttGTAAGAAGTTCTGGTTGAGGCAtggtagaaaaagaaaagtaattCTGCCATTTTGTATCATACGCACATACATacatcatatacatatacattcgtattataatatattgagAAAAGCCTCATATGGAAGCTAGGGAAAAagattgctatatatatatgtatatatattatacaaaattgagccaactggagacctcttcgactatttcttcacgaCCAACCGCGACCCCGGAGGGTGGATCTCCATCTCCCCTCGGATCGTGAAAGATAGCCGTCTTCTCGCCTGCAAGGGATACTCTAATATTGAGATTTCTGCTTCGACTCTCATGCAATCCGGCGGGTCGAAAGATTCTGATGATTGGAAGGAGCGTTTTGTCTTCGTCCGCCCCAGGCCATCCGGCTCTTCTCAAGAGATCTGGTCTGTCAGTAACGAGTGGACTCTGGACACTAAGCACAAGCGTCCGAGTGTCGAGACCATTGAAGATTTCGCCTGCCGACTTATGAAGAACAGTCGGAACTGGGAAGAAGGATGGCTCTCCAATCCCAGCCTTTCCCAAGCGGGTTTGGACGGCGAGAACTATGAGCTCTTtctccttcatctttttcttttactctctctttttcctttgtctgtatttgattttcgttgttatctctttcttagatGAAGAGGTCTGGGAAATATCTTATTCTGCTATCACCAAAGGAATGATTTTGGACTTCCCTGGGAGTAAGGGCCCTTCGGCACCTTCCGGCAACCAGAGGGTGTTGGAGAGGACTGCGCCTCCCGAGCGAATTCCAAAGAGCAAGAAGAGTAACAAGAAGAACTCATTACCGTCTAGGTCGCGAAGGGCGGTGGAAGAAGACCCCgggaccttccaagaggcttccAAGGGGAGCATTGCTGGGGGTTCGGGGGACCCATCTTCCCGTTCGGGGGACCCATCTTCCCCGCTTCTCCTTTCTCAAACCAGAGACTCTCCGACCGCGCGGCGAGAAGCCTCCACCATGCCTGCGCGCTTGCCGATCTCTCCCGAAGACGATTCGGCGACCATCGCTCAGGTGCTTGTTGTAGCTCGCGCAGAGGCCCAGAAAAGGCAAACCATGGCAGGTACGGAGTCCAGTGCTACGCCTCCCAGCATCCCtatcagttcgatttttaaacgaattttaaCGCCATTGGCACCAGCGGGGCGTTCGGAGCTGACGGGAGAGGCTTCGCTGGAGGAGGCTTCGGTGTTGTCGGCGAAGGAGATTTTAGCGCGCCGGACGAAGCGTCGCAGGATGGAAGCCGCCTCCCCAGCTGCTGCTCCCTCCGAGCCTTCGGCTCCTGAAGCCACCAATGCTCCTTCAACGGCTTTAGTCTTACCGGAGACTCTACGAACTCCGAACGAAATCGACTATTGCGCTGAAATTCTAAGGGTGCGACCGtactccttcttcttttgaCTTTTCGCTTTTTCTATGCGAGTAGGTCTTAATCTATACTCTGTTTTTACTTCCTCAGAACCTTACGGAGTTCCAAGGTCTGGTCTCTCGACGAGAGTCCGAACTTCAAACTCGGATCATCTCCCTGGAGTCTGAAGTGGAAAGGCTTCGAGGGTTGGAATCTCTTTCTTCCCAATTGTCGGGTCTCGAGCACCGTGTTCATATTTTAACCAAGTCTGTGGAGCTGGCGCAAGAAGATGCCCGACTTGCCAACGAAGCCGAAGCTCAAGCTCGGGAGGATTTGGAGTTGGTCCAGAAGAACATGCTTGAGGCTAATCAGGCCAATTCCCGACTTGGGGAGGAGCTGGATTCCACTAAGGTTGTTAATCGCCAGCTTCAGGAGGATATAAAAAGACTCACTCTAGAGCTGAAGGAGGCCAAGAAGGGACAGGTCGAAGCGTTGGAGTCTTATTCCCGGTGCAAAGAAGACCTTCGTACCGCTCATGCCCAACTTCAATCTGccctcaaggatgcccaagtGGCTTTTCAGAATGGTCGAGAGGATTTCCGAAGCTCTGAAGCTTATGCCGCGGAATTAGAAGGAGTTCTTCGGGGTGGGTTTGAGCATATGAGAAAACTCATCAAAGAGCGCTTCCCGAACTTGGATGTAGACTCCATCCCCTTCGATGTTGTCGCCGCCTTGTCTTCTTTAGAGTAgtcattttttgtattaaaacctgttgtcgtaataataaaagtgtttagatttttcacacaattttcttttgaaaaacaagaaaaagaaggccgcttgggatcaggcttgattcttccttttttttttacccttcCTGCTCATCGCAAGACTTGGTCTTCGTCGCTTGCTCAAAAGGGTTCGGCTCCGGCCCCCCAAGGATCGCGCCTGATCCTCGCAATCTTAAGCCTTTCGAGGATTCGGGACCctccaaggatcacatctgatcttttgcttttgccGGAGGTTCGGGCCTCccaggatcatatttgatcctttgtttttgtcgggatcatatttgatcctttgtttttgtcgggggttcgggccccccgaggatcatatctgatcctttgtttttgtcgggggttcgggccccccgaagatcatatctgatcctttgtttttgtcgggggttcgggccccccgaggatcatatctgatcctttgctttcgtcgggggttcgggccccccgaggatcatatctgatcctttgctttCGTCGGGgattcgggccccccgagggtCATATTTGACCCTTCGTTATAGTTGAGGGGTCTAGCCCCGTTGAAGGTATGTCAATTCTTTCCCTTTGCGCTGATGTGCCTTCCCAgatctttggaaatgatgagtttttacgcataggagaaaaaatgaatttattcctggatagcatacgcgaagataaagagaaaagatgccaagacatataatgtaaaattattactaaCAGATCATATGAAGATAATAAAGAGCTATCACTGATAGAACTTCCTCAAGTTCTGCACGTTCCATGCGTTTTTCACCATCGTACCCTCGAGGGTCTGTAGTTTGTATGCCCCCGGGCTGAGGACTTCTGTTACTTTgtaaggaccttcccaatttggtgttaacttATCTGTTTCTCGGGCTCCCTGAACGTCTGCTCGCCTTAATACCAAATCTCCTGGTAGAAAGTTTCGTGTTcttactcgtcgattgtagtatctctcTATGCGCTGATTATAAGCAGCTTGTCGAATCCTCGCCTGATCacgaaattcatcaaggaaGTCTAGGTTGTCCCTCAAACTCTGCTCATTGGATTCAGGGTCGAACAGCTCTACTTGTAG encodes:
- the LOC127791495 gene encoding uncharacterized protein LOC127791495, translated to MAGTESSATPPSIPISSIFKRILTPLAPAGRSELTGEASLEEASVLSAKEILARRTKRRRMEAASPAAAPSEPSAPEATNAPSTALVLPETLRTPNEIDYCAEILRNLTEFQGLVSRRESELQTRIISLESEVERLRGLESLSSQLSGLEHRVHILTKSVELAQEDARLANEAEAQAREDLELVQKNMLEANQANSRLGEELDSTKVVNRQLQEDIKRLTLELKEAKKGQVEALESYSRCKEDLRTAHAQLQSALKDAQVAFQNGREDFRSSEAYAAELEGVLRGGFEHMRKLIKERFPNLDVDSIPFDVVAALSSLE